A window from Gallus gallus isolate bGalGal1 chromosome 5, bGalGal1.mat.broiler.GRCg7b, whole genome shotgun sequence encodes these proteins:
- the LOC124418384 gene encoding uncharacterized protein LOC124418384 encodes MEHILKVLFQFCKDYFGKYAPSEKDIHAVISRLEWEGEVKTPHEILDHWRWDDLTSEFAQHIMSAQDGGWELKTWDLILGALKAARVEGKVLVEARYLLDLGGGGETPDLGGFDGGSGAVSCRGREETEPPMTAGEMAPAEPTALSSKEDKQQESECSLSRPPPLYLDLSGGMLYPLSELRQCYLTQRGGGSCDLQGKDQLSAHMGRDQTKGPSNGDRGHSLPSLVTHRGGSVSDSVEEKEGTGFECRGRDQMTDWNRIRSEAEGKGIVPEAFPVIVRVFYRNSSLANRSQLQNN; translated from the exons ATGGAACATATTCTTAAGGTattgtttcagttttgtaaGGATTACTTTGGCAAGTATGCTCCCTCTGAGAAGGATATCCACGCAGTTATTTCCCGGTTAGAATGGGAGGGGGAGGTTAAAACCCCCCACGAGATCCTTGATCACTGGAGGTGGGATGATCTCACCTCTGAGTTCGCGCAACATATTATGAGTGCTCAGGATGGCGGGTGGGAGTTAAAAACTTGGGATCTGATACTGGGGGCATTGAAAGCGGCCAGAGTAGAGGGAAAGGTATTGGTGGAGGCTCGATACCTTTTGGATCTTGGCGGTGGAGGCGAGACACCGGATCTGGGGGGGTTCGATGGGGGCTCgggagcagtttcttgcaggggccgAGAGGAGACGGAGCCGCCAATGACCGCTGGCGAGATGGCGCCGGCTGAGCCGACCgcgctcagttcaaaagaagacaaacaacaagagagtGAATGTTCGTTGTCTCGTCCCCCTCCTCTGTATCTGGACCTCTCAGGCGGAATgttgtatcctttatcagaattacgTCAGTGTTACCTGACTCAAAGGGGtggaggaagctgtgatctacaGGGGAAGGATCAACTTAGTGCCCACATGGGGAGGGACCAGACAAAAGGTCCGTCCAATGGGGACAGGGGGCATAGCCTACCGTCTCTGGTCACTCACAGGGGCGGTAGTGTAAGTGATAgcgtagaggagaaagaagggactggctttgagtgcagggggagggaTCAAATGACGGACTGGAATCGGATTAGATCggaggctgaggggaagggtatagttccagaggcattcccAGTGATT gtgcgagttttctacagaaattcttcgtTGGCAAaccgaagccaactccagaacaactga